A part of Melittangium boletus DSM 14713 genomic DNA contains:
- a CDS encoding helix-turn-helix domain-containing protein: MDHVEFGKYLSQQRELRGMSRDEVSRVTKISPSLIAALEEGQVERLPTRVFVVNYIRSYATVIGLAPEDALLRYEEVSKATPELSPVALERERRRRAWVVLAVLLLLVLLGVGAYVALVVNGKMPAPLPG, translated from the coding sequence GTGGACCACGTCGAATTTGGCAAATACCTGTCCCAGCAGCGTGAGCTGCGCGGCATGTCCCGCGACGAAGTGTCGCGGGTGACGAAGATTTCCCCGAGCCTCATCGCCGCCCTCGAGGAGGGCCAGGTGGAGCGGCTGCCCACACGCGTCTTCGTCGTCAACTACATCCGCTCCTACGCCACGGTCATCGGGCTCGCGCCCGAGGACGCCTTGTTGCGCTACGAGGAGGTGAGCAAGGCGACCCCCGAGCTCAGTCCCGTGGCCCTGGAGCGCGAGCGGCGTCGGCGCGCCTGGGTGGTGCTCGCGGTGCTGCTCCTGCTGGTGCTGCTCGGCGTGGGGGCGTACGTGGCCCTGGTCGTGAACGGGAAGATGCCCGCCCCCCTCCCGGGTTGA